In Oryza sativa Japonica Group chromosome 3, ASM3414082v1, one DNA window encodes the following:
- the LOC107277248 gene encoding proline-rich receptor-like protein kinase PERK9 isoform X2, giving the protein MPTPPRRHRLQIVVIRWLLPRRPHCQRHRHQRPILLPSRRTTPPPPTPPSPPSPPASSRRRTLDRSLPPEVLTTPLPHPAQPPRRLAPLPSPIPRPQITVESTPHKPTTSQVYKPDSSSTSPPQAGCINPPHPGLPLDHHPHPAAAFVVDSASPCAAHVHAKSPSPTPHLATGSAPLRRSPPRSLSRRTGSWPPVLRSSLDAVGRWMQYSPVSPPSLRDIPIYKSVLGSGMLLLVLATRKLGFKRCESTTSEKRDVRFLHHPGTLPYCESKTSFFCLSCFYLINFCDINFLTCNGNIVDLCCVCQFIYL; this is encoded by the exons ATGCCTACTCCTCCGCGTCGCCATCGGCTCCAGATTGTCGTCATCAGGTGGCTCCTCCCGCGGCGCCCCCACTgccagcgccaccgccaccaacgCCCCATCCTCCTCCCCAGTCGCCGCACcacgcctccaccgccgacgcccccatcgccgccgtctcctcctgccTCATCACGTAGGCGCACCCTCGACCGATCCCTGCCGCCGGAAGTCCTCACCACGCCACTTCCCCACCCCGCCCAACCACCGCGCCGCCTCGCTCCTCTCCCATCGCCGATCCCACGTCCCCAAATCACCGTGGAATCCACGCCCCACAAGCCCACGACCTCCCAGGTCTACAAGCCGGATTCATCATCGACCTCACCTCCGCAGGCCGGCTGCATCAACCCCCCACATCCCGGCCTCCCACTAGACCACCACCCCCATCCCGCGGCGGCCTTCGTCGTCGACTCCGCTTCCCCGTGCGCAGCCCACGTCCACGCCAAAAGTCCGTCGCCTACGCCACATCTCGCGACTGGATCCGCTCCTCTCCGTCGATCTCCACCACGGTCCCTTTCGCGCCGCACCGGAAGCTGGCCGCCAGTCCTCCGGTCGTCGCTGGATGCTGTCGGCAGGTGGATGCAGTACTCGCCCGTCTCCCCTCCATCACTGAGGGACATTCCCATCTACAAAAG CGTGCTAGGGAGCGGTATGCTGCTCTTAGTGCTGGCGACAAGGAAGCTAGGCTTCAAAAGATGCGAGAGTACTACCAGCGAAAAAAGA GACGTCAGGTTCCTTCATCACCCGGGTACTCTTCCCTACTGTGAAAGTAAGACCAGTTTCTTCTGTTTGTCCTGTTTTTACTTGATTAATTTCTGCGATATCAATTTTTTAACATGCAATGGAAATATCGTTGATCTATGTTGTGTCTGTCAATTTATTTATCTGTGA
- the LOC107277248 gene encoding proline-rich receptor-like protein kinase PERK9 isoform X1: MPTPPRRHRLQIVVIRWLLPRRPHCQRHRHQRPILLPSRRTTPPPPTPPSPPSPPASSRRRTLDRSLPPEVLTTPLPHPAQPPRRLAPLPSPIPRPQITVESTPHKPTTSQVYKPDSSSTSPPQAGCINPPHPGLPLDHHPHPAAAFVVDSASPCAAHVHAKSPSPTPHLATGSAPLRRSPPRSLSRRTGSWPPVLRSSLDAVGRWMQYSPVSPPSLRDIPIYKSVLGSGMLLLVLATRKLGFKRCESTTSEKRLTLLQDVRFLHHPGTLPYCESKTSFFCLSCFYLINFCDINFLTCNGNIVDLCCVCQFIYL; encoded by the exons ATGCCTACTCCTCCGCGTCGCCATCGGCTCCAGATTGTCGTCATCAGGTGGCTCCTCCCGCGGCGCCCCCACTgccagcgccaccgccaccaacgCCCCATCCTCCTCCCCAGTCGCCGCACcacgcctccaccgccgacgcccccatcgccgccgtctcctcctgccTCATCACGTAGGCGCACCCTCGACCGATCCCTGCCGCCGGAAGTCCTCACCACGCCACTTCCCCACCCCGCCCAACCACCGCGCCGCCTCGCTCCTCTCCCATCGCCGATCCCACGTCCCCAAATCACCGTGGAATCCACGCCCCACAAGCCCACGACCTCCCAGGTCTACAAGCCGGATTCATCATCGACCTCACCTCCGCAGGCCGGCTGCATCAACCCCCCACATCCCGGCCTCCCACTAGACCACCACCCCCATCCCGCGGCGGCCTTCGTCGTCGACTCCGCTTCCCCGTGCGCAGCCCACGTCCACGCCAAAAGTCCGTCGCCTACGCCACATCTCGCGACTGGATCCGCTCCTCTCCGTCGATCTCCACCACGGTCCCTTTCGCGCCGCACCGGAAGCTGGCCGCCAGTCCTCCGGTCGTCGCTGGATGCTGTCGGCAGGTGGATGCAGTACTCGCCCGTCTCCCCTCCATCACTGAGGGACATTCCCATCTACAAAAG CGTGCTAGGGAGCGGTATGCTGCTCTTAGTGCTGGCGACAAGGAAGCTAGGCTTCAAAAGATGCGAGAGTACTACCAGCGAAAAAAGA CTCACTCTTCTTCAGGACGTCAGGTTCCTTCATCACCCGGGTACTCTTCCCTACTGTGAAAGTAAGACCAGTTTCTTCTGTTTGTCCTGTTTTTACTTGATTAATTTCTGCGATATCAATTTTTTAACATGCAATGGAAATATCGTTGATCTATGTTGTGTCTGTCAATTTATTTATCTGTGA
- the LOC107277248 gene encoding proline-rich receptor-like protein kinase PERK9 isoform X3: MPTPPRRHRLQIVVIRWLLPRRPHCQRHRHQRPILLPSRRTTPPPPTPPSPPSPPASSRRRTLDRSLPPEVLTTPLPHPAQPPRRLAPLPSPIPRPQITVESTPHKPTTSQVYKPDSSSTSPPQAGCINPPHPGLPLDHHPHPAAAFVVDSASPCAAHVHAKSPSPTPHLATGSAPLRRSPPRSLSRRTGSWPPVLRSSLDAVGRWMQYSPVSPPSLRDIPIYKSVLGSGMLLLVLATRKLGFKRCESTTSEKRVLILYLPMVFKLLSHKRRRSEVKSYHWTQAHSSSGRQVPSSPGYSSLL, from the exons ATGCCTACTCCTCCGCGTCGCCATCGGCTCCAGATTGTCGTCATCAGGTGGCTCCTCCCGCGGCGCCCCCACTgccagcgccaccgccaccaacgCCCCATCCTCCTCCCCAGTCGCCGCACcacgcctccaccgccgacgcccccatcgccgccgtctcctcctgccTCATCACGTAGGCGCACCCTCGACCGATCCCTGCCGCCGGAAGTCCTCACCACGCCACTTCCCCACCCCGCCCAACCACCGCGCCGCCTCGCTCCTCTCCCATCGCCGATCCCACGTCCCCAAATCACCGTGGAATCCACGCCCCACAAGCCCACGACCTCCCAGGTCTACAAGCCGGATTCATCATCGACCTCACCTCCGCAGGCCGGCTGCATCAACCCCCCACATCCCGGCCTCCCACTAGACCACCACCCCCATCCCGCGGCGGCCTTCGTCGTCGACTCCGCTTCCCCGTGCGCAGCCCACGTCCACGCCAAAAGTCCGTCGCCTACGCCACATCTCGCGACTGGATCCGCTCCTCTCCGTCGATCTCCACCACGGTCCCTTTCGCGCCGCACCGGAAGCTGGCCGCCAGTCCTCCGGTCGTCGCTGGATGCTGTCGGCAGGTGGATGCAGTACTCGCCCGTCTCCCCTCCATCACTGAGGGACATTCCCATCTACAAAAG CGTGCTAGGGAGCGGTATGCTGCTCTTAGTGCTGGCGACAAGGAAGCTAGGCTTCAAAAGATGCGAGAGTACTACCAGCGAAAAAAGAGTATTGATCCTGTACCTACCCATGGTATTTAAATTATTATCTCACAAACGGCGTAGATCTGAAGTGAAATCTTACCACTGGACACAAGCTCACTCTTCTTCAGGACGTCAGGTTCCTTCATCACCCGGGTACTCTTCCCTACTGTGA
- the LOC4333338 gene encoding protein FATTY ACID EXPORT 5 yields MEDFYVTIPYGAAVLVGGVAGYLKRGSKASLAAGGGFGGALLLAGALSARAFARGHPSGSLFAAVLQTVCAVALTVVMGIRYIKTRKVMPAGIIAAVSALVLIFYIYKISNGGNKVYVPVSAE; encoded by the exons ATGGAGGATTTCTACGTCACCATCCCGTATGGCGCCGCGGTCCTCGTCGGGGGCGTCGCCGGCTACCTCAAGCGCGGGAGCAAGGCATCGCTGGCCGCGGGCGGCGGGTTCGGCGgcgcgctcctcctcgccggcgcgctgAGCGCCAGGGCCTTCGCGCGCGGCCACCCCAGCGGCTCCCtcttcgccgccgtcctccagaCTG TTTGTGCTGTAGCATTAACTGTCGTTATGGGAATAAGATACATCAAAACAAGAAAGGTAATGCCAGCTGGAATAATTGCTGCCGTCAg TGCACTTGTACTGATATTCTACATCTACAAGATATCAAATGGTGGCAATAAGGTTTATGTCCCAGTGAGCGCGGAGTGA
- the LOC4333339 gene encoding AAA-ATPase At3g50940, giving the protein MDHLPLAAAAAAASAPSPAAGAQHGRVLDAYKKALATAASVAAYAVLARSMARELLPDELRAAARWGAAFVRARLGASEKERHTVVIRRQLDGGYSENQLFEAARAYLATKIDPRALRRLSLARSRCKEADGSSSWTTLLCLEPGDSTTDVFDGVEFRWTSMETGGGDDGKRGGKGGGDRGHRAPRESLELSFDAEHTDTALERYVPFVMATAEQLQRRERVLRIFMNEVRSWHGFNHHHPATFDTIAMEPDLKKSIVDDLDRFLKRKEYYRRIGKAWKRGYLLHGPPGTGKSSLVAAMANYLRFNLYDLDLSEVRVNAALQRLLISMPNKSILVIEDIDCCFDANPREAHKITTAALDQAEDFDFSSSDSDDAVGAPPRARRAGDLQQQKLTLSGLLNFIDGLWSTSGEERVIVFTTNYKERLDPALLRPGRMDMHVYMGYCGWEAFKTLAHNYFLVGDHPLFPEIRQLLAGVEVTPAEVSEMLLRSEDADAALRGLVEFLRERTRRRARQEAAIDDNQVVAEKGNAA; this is encoded by the coding sequence ATGGATCACTTGCCactggccgccgcggcggcggcggcgtcggcgccgtcgccggctgcaGGGGCGCAGCACGGGAGGGTGCTTGACGCATACAAGAAGgcgctggcgacggcggcgtcggtggcggcgtaCGCCGTGCTGGCGCGGTCTATGGCGCGGGAGCTGCTCCCCGACGAGCTCCgcgccgcggcgcggtggggcgcGGCGTTCGTTCGTGCGCGGCTCGGCGCGTCGGAGAAGGAGCGGCACACGGTGGTGATCCGGCGGCAGCTCGACGGCGGGTACAGCGAGAACCAGCTGttcgaggcggcgcgcgcgtaCCTCGCCACCAAGATCGACCCGCGCGCCCTGCGGCGGCTCAGCCTCGCGCGCTCACGCTGCAAGGAGGCCGACGGGAGCAGCAGCTGGACCACACTGCTGTGCTTGGAGCCCGGGGACTCCACCACCGATGTGTTCGACGGCGTCGAGTTCAGGTGGACGTCCATGGAgaccggaggcggcgacgacggcaagaGGGGCGGCAAGGGTGGTGGTGACCGCGGTCACCGCGCCCCGCGCGAGTCCCTCGAGCTCAGCTTCGACGCCGAGCACACCGACACGGCGCTCGAGCGCTACGTCCCCTTCGTCATGGCCACGGCGGAGCAGCTCCAGCGGCGGGAGCGCGTGCTCAGGATCTTCATGAACGAGGTGCGCTCGTGGCACGGCttcaaccaccaccacccggcGACGTTCGACACGATCGCCATGGAACCCGACCTCAAGAAGTCCATCGTCGACGACCTCGACCGCTTCCTGAAGCGGAAGGAGTACTACCGCCGCATCGGCAAGGCGTGGAAACGCGGGTACCTCCTCCACGGCCCGCCCGGCACCGGCAAGtccagcctcgtcgccgccatggccaactACCTCCGCTTCAACCTCTACGACCTCGACCTCTCCGAGGTGCGCGTCAACGCCGCGCTGCAGCGCCTGCTCATCAGCATGCCCAACAAATCCATCCTCGTCATCGAGGACATCGACTGCTGCTTCGACGCCAACCCAAGAGAAGCCCACAAGATCACCACGGCGGCGCTCGACCAGGCCGAGGACTTCGACTTCTCCTCGTCGGACTCcgacgacgccgtcggcgcGCCGCCCAGAGCGCGCCGCGCGGGAGATCTCCAGCAGCAGAAGCTGACGCTGTCCGGGCTGCTCAACTTCATCGACGGGCTGTGGTCCACGAGCGGCGAGGAGCGCGTCATCGTCTTCACCACAAACTACAAGGAGCGCCTCGATCCGGCGCTGCTCCGGCCGGGGCGGATGGACATGCACGTCTACATGGGCTACTGCGGCTGGGAGGCGTTCAAGACGCTCGCGCACAACTACTTCCTCGTCGGCGACCACCCGCTGTTCCCGGAGATACGGCAGCTGCTCGCCGGcgtggaggtgacgccggccgAGGTGTCGGAGATGCTGCTGCGCAGcgaggacgccgacgccgcgctccGGGGCCTCGTGGAGTTCCTCCGTGAGAGGACGCGGCGGAGGGCAAGACAAGAGGCAGCGATCGACGACAACCAAGTGGTAGCAGAAAAAGGCAATGCAGCTTAA